One Brachyspira suanatina DNA segment encodes these proteins:
- the rsmA gene encoding 16S rRNA (adenine(1518)-N(6)/adenine(1519)-N(6))-dimethyltransferase RsmA — protein MLDNLYSKREVTEYLKHKSIFPNKNRGQNFLCDKNIAYNIANTIPDNLSRDKYALEIGGGLGSLSNMLYDIYQNNLTIVEYDNALYNHLIEKFNGINIIHKDILTFDISNSENKYDVYGNIPYNIASPIMEWLLYESYDKWNYAVFMVQSDFAQRLIAKENTENYSSLTLFANFMSHIKLEFNVSKDVFYPIPKVTSSVISIIPKKVDIDIIEIFKSVSKTLFHNRRKTIRNNFISSPYLNINKEYVDEILNKANIDGNIRGETLHIDRVIELSNIVKEYI, from the coding sequence ATGTTAGATAATTTATATTCAAAAAGAGAAGTTACAGAATATTTGAAACATAAGTCCATCTTTCCAAATAAGAATAGAGGACAGAACTTTTTATGCGATAAAAATATAGCATACAATATTGCTAATACCATTCCTGATAATTTATCAAGAGATAAATATGCTTTAGAAATAGGCGGGGGGCTTGGTTCTTTAAGTAATATGCTGTATGATATATACCAAAATAATCTCACTATAGTAGAATATGATAATGCTTTATATAATCATTTAATAGAAAAATTTAATGGTATCAATATAATACATAAAGATATACTTACATTTGATATATCCAATTCAGAAAATAAATATGATGTGTATGGAAACATACCATATAATATAGCGAGCCCTATAATGGAATGGCTTTTATATGAATCATATGATAAATGGAATTATGCTGTATTTATGGTTCAAAGTGATTTTGCTCAAAGACTTATAGCTAAAGAAAATACTGAAAACTATTCTTCTTTAACCTTATTTGCTAATTTTATGTCGCATATTAAATTGGAATTCAATGTTTCAAAAGATGTTTTTTATCCTATTCCAAAGGTTACTTCATCTGTTATCAGTATAATTCCCAAAAAAGTTGATATTGATATAATTGAAATATTTAAATCTGTTTCAAAAACTTTATTTCATAATAGAAGAAAAACTATAAGAAATAATTTTATTAGTTCTCCATATTTAAATATTAACAAAGAATATGTAGATGAAATATTAAATAAAGCAAATATAGATGGAAATATAAGAGGAGAAACCTTACATATAGATAGAGTTATAGAACTTTCCAATATAGTAAAAGAATATATTTAA
- the pyk gene encoding pyruvate kinase: MRKTKIIATLGPRWSSEDMVRKIIENGADVCRLNFSFGTYDEHLERINIIRKVSNELKKPVAILADLQGPKIRIGKLKEPITVKEGDIVKLSGYKETNDDSIIPTTHSNIAHDVKSGSMLLIADGTIQLIVESSDEASKLVVCKVITGGTILSSKGINLPGAHVTTEVLTEKDVSDALFAAKNGVNYLGMSFVRKAEDVIRLRKILDDNNLQDVGIVSKIENTESLENLEEIIKHSDGVMVARGDLGVEIPFGEVPVWQKKILRMANDIGKITIIATQMLESMTKSPVPSRAEASDVANAVLDGTDVVMMSAETASGDYPIESVKAMVSIVEAAEKSVMRASHENMSYLDRGVNDALTDSASYLSYCLDNKVIIALSRSGYTVKNLSKKRPKTPIVFMSADTDSCNRLAICHNVYTILMPEDLNFSAGISHGGQIDVLEDTLIKHNLANHGDKAILVSGSKWQGRWQENSVRVVVIH; the protein is encoded by the coding sequence ATGAGAAAAACAAAAATAATAGCAACTTTAGGCCCAAGATGGTCTAGTGAAGATATGGTAAGAAAGATTATAGAGAATGGTGCTGATGTATGCAGACTAAATTTTTCTTTTGGAACTTATGATGAGCATTTAGAAAGAATTAATATAATAAGAAAAGTTTCAAATGAGCTTAAAAAACCAGTTGCAATATTAGCGGATTTACAAGGTCCTAAAATAAGAATAGGTAAATTAAAAGAGCCTATTACTGTAAAAGAAGGTGATATAGTAAAACTTAGCGGATACAAAGAAACTAATGATGATAGTATTATACCAACAACACATTCTAATATTGCTCATGATGTAAAATCAGGTTCTATGCTTTTGATAGCTGATGGTACTATACAGCTTATAGTTGAATCCAGTGATGAGGCATCAAAGCTTGTTGTATGTAAGGTTATAACAGGGGGAACTATATTAAGCAGTAAAGGAATTAATCTTCCTGGTGCACATGTTACAACAGAAGTTCTAACTGAAAAAGATGTAAGCGATGCTTTATTTGCTGCTAAGAATGGTGTTAATTATTTAGGAATGAGTTTTGTAAGAAAGGCTGAAGATGTTATAAGACTTAGAAAGATATTAGATGATAATAATCTTCAAGATGTAGGCATTGTTTCAAAGATAGAAAATACCGAATCTCTTGAGAATTTAGAGGAAATTATAAAGCATTCTGATGGTGTAATGGTGGCTAGAGGGGATTTAGGTGTTGAGATACCATTTGGAGAAGTACCTGTTTGGCAGAAAAAAATATTAAGAATGGCAAATGATATAGGAAAAATTACTATTATAGCTACTCAAATGCTTGAAAGTATGACTAAAAGCCCTGTGCCTTCAAGAGCTGAGGCTAGCGATGTTGCTAATGCTGTTTTAGATGGTACAGATGTTGTAATGATGTCTGCAGAAACTGCTTCTGGTGATTATCCTATAGAATCAGTTAAGGCTATGGTTTCAATAGTTGAGGCTGCCGAGAAATCTGTTATGAGAGCTTCACATGAAAATATGTCTTATTTGGATAGAGGTGTAAATGATGCTCTTACTGATAGTGCTTCTTATTTATCATATTGTTTAGATAATAAAGTAATAATAGCTCTTTCAAGATCAGGATATACTGTTAAAAACTTATCTAAAAAAAGACCTAAAACACCTATTGTTTTTATGTCTGCTGATACTGATTCATGTAATAGATTAGCTATATGTCATAATGTTTATACCATACTCATGCCTGAAGATTTGAATTTCAGTGCCGGTATAAGTCACGGAGGTCAGATTGATGTACTTGAAGATACATTAATCAAACATAATTTAGCTAATCATGGCGATAAAGCTATACTTGTCAGCGGAAGCAAATGGCAGGGTAGATGGCAGGAAAATAGTGTACGTGTAGTTGTTATACACTAA
- a CDS encoding sodium-dependent transporter yields MKNDKRERLSSRIGFILVSAGCAIGLGNIWRFPYITGKYGGALFVIIYLICLALVGLPILIMEFSIGRAGQKDIAGSYKVIEKEGSKWHLIGYVQMFGCLILMMFYTSVTGWTITYAYYMATGATLGLTPDGIADFFGKMLSNPAIMLLSLFIAVFFGTLICFKGLQKGVERASKIMMSSLFVIVIILIMRSITLDGAVEGIKFYLLPDLSKMFDGGIDNVFEVIYAALGQAFFTLGIGVGSMTIFGSYIGKERSLTNESIIIVILDTSIAFLAGLVIFPACFAFGVNPGEGAGLAFVTLPNIFNSMPMPRVWGTLFFLFLSMAALTTVVTVFENLIAFTMSEFKMPRNKAAILVGIVVFICSLPTALGFNVLSFIQPMGKNTSFLDLFDFIISYNLVELGGIYIIIFCVSKYGWGWDNFIKEVDSGAGIKFPKFSRIYVTYFLPLILFAIFIINYIYKFFL; encoded by the coding sequence ATGAAAAATGATAAAAGAGAGAGATTATCTAGCAGGATTGGTTTTATTCTTGTATCAGCCGGATGTGCTATAGGTCTCGGAAATATATGGCGTTTTCCTTATATAACCGGAAAATATGGCGGAGCTCTTTTTGTTATTATATATTTAATATGTTTGGCTCTTGTAGGGCTCCCAATACTTATAATGGAATTTAGTATAGGAAGAGCCGGACAAAAAGATATAGCAGGTTCATATAAGGTGATAGAAAAAGAAGGTAGTAAATGGCATTTAATTGGTTATGTGCAAATGTTTGGCTGTTTAATATTAATGATGTTTTATACAAGTGTTACAGGATGGACTATTACTTATGCTTATTATATGGCTACAGGCGCTACTTTAGGACTTACCCCTGATGGAATAGCTGATTTCTTTGGAAAAATGCTTTCTAATCCTGCTATAATGCTTTTGAGTTTATTTATAGCTGTATTTTTTGGAACATTAATATGTTTTAAAGGTCTTCAGAAAGGTGTTGAAAGAGCATCTAAAATTATGATGTCTTCATTGTTTGTTATAGTTATAATATTAATAATGAGATCTATTACTTTAGACGGTGCTGTAGAAGGAATAAAATTCTATTTGCTTCCAGATTTATCTAAGATGTTTGATGGTGGAATAGATAATGTTTTTGAAGTAATATATGCAGCTTTAGGACAAGCGTTTTTTACATTGGGAATTGGTGTAGGAAGTATGACTATATTTGGAAGCTATATAGGAAAGGAGAGATCTTTGACTAATGAATCTATAATAATAGTAATATTAGATACTTCGATAGCTTTTCTTGCTGGGCTTGTTATATTTCCTGCTTGTTTTGCTTTTGGAGTTAATCCTGGAGAGGGTGCTGGTTTAGCATTTGTAACATTGCCTAATATATTTAATTCTATGCCTATGCCTAGAGTATGGGGAACATTGTTCTTCTTATTTTTATCTATGGCGGCATTAACTACTGTTGTTACTGTTTTTGAAAATTTAATAGCTTTTACTATGTCTGAATTTAAGATGCCTAGAAATAAAGCTGCCATATTAGTGGGAATAGTTGTATTTATATGTTCTCTTCCTACTGCTTTGGGTTTTAATGTATTATCATTCATACAGCCTATGGGAAAAAATACTAGTTTCTTAGATTTATTTGATTTTATAATAAGCTATAATTTAGTTGAGCTTGGAGGAATATATATAATAATATTTTGCGTATCTAAATATGGTTGGGGATGGGATAATTTTATTAAGGAAGTAGATTCTGGGGCTGGAATAAAATTTCCTAAATTCTCAAGAATATATGTAACTTATTTTCTTCCTCTAATATTATTTGCTATATTTATTATTAATTATATATATAAATTTTTTCTATAA
- a CDS encoding PaaI family thioesterase: protein MLEKEVYERIKKRFESQNFLSFVGMKLEHIDKGKAVISCENKKEFSQYLGYMHGGMVSAIADTAGGHAAATMLKEGYKTVTSELKIHFLKPVVSKKVIATGEVLSAGKRLIIVETTVRDEEDNMLAKMIATMFVIEPSE from the coding sequence ATGTTGGAAAAAGAAGTTTATGAAAGAATAAAAAAGAGATTTGAGTCTCAGAATTTTTTATCTTTTGTTGGGATGAAGCTTGAGCATATAGATAAAGGTAAAGCTGTTATATCATGTGAAAATAAAAAGGAGTTTTCTCAATATTTAGGCTATATGCATGGGGGTATGGTTTCAGCTATTGCAGATACTGCGGGAGGACATGCTGCCGCTACTATGCTTAAAGAGGGATATAAAACAGTAACTTCTGAATTGAAAATACATTTCTTGAAGCCGGTTGTTTCTAAGAAGGTAATAGCTACAGGTGAGGTTCTAAGTGCTGGTAAAAGATTAATTATAGTAGAAACTACTGTAAGGGATGAAGAAGATAATATGCTTGCTAAGATGATAGCTACTATGTTTGTGATAGAGCCTTCAGAATAA
- a CDS encoding DUF4132 domain-containing protein, which produces MNLEEKLAIYYQGSAIEDDMAKCEATNDFSKIRRNSYDYFHYKEEFLKDYFSIEDEKLKKRYEHFMKILIYGKDKEGEGGTRYVIFDYIVNRDFEKSLRYLVYGYEKRYKEQARTLNGETLIYTVFEDFNKYFSKEFQEYTDKYIDIINNNDNKKILKKMDRDAVIPLIAICSVIKNNKECDEKYINAAIKSFDVLPNLYDTLNVIAAILDKNEAIKNKFIEVLNKNEEYIIDINIILGYHLRSLDYNNPYKAREKFFNAINYPNDFAFIAQHFEDYFHYAFIYGARDLYLNHKEDFYKIYNFVENSLNSDRYNNNRNNDRNKRIFIVLSGVLLEHNDNNLDTNNLKKSITVLETIVNKFTKDNSNRYNPRPTFTTTEKIEEIFDKDKNKLFDTLIDYYTDKKNTYNLYSTYRWGNTLPEYCLSTELYYLFSLFNYDIPEIKNYKKFALDIFKYLPIQLGIRKYIEVQASIGSKTLKEVIDSLLNNKELNITLKEILLSYYFDYAGDLSNYYYDYGGKSLPTLYKELRCVDENNNVIINSVKDELLKSYFDEVVNILNDDKFIKDNIASNKNTALDILRTLYNKCHYNDYHLVYTILENTKRAEVKRHCIKVISDNEAITRPYVEKMSEKARSSELKGALKNIIKNWNLKKYGDYFKSIDEALEFIDTYYNTNYEKNIKFLDDVHLTKVLYNNGTLADERIFKYIIMEYMNLVEPARLKDCDMLAEMLDTTSFTNALEMLYIHWKDSNYEATKKNILIPYLIYSDDLKIDKVYPLIKEFAKGSRTVMAAFIVKCMALNGKNYALILVDGLTRKSPTAKIKEVAIETMENAAYMLDMTADELSDRIIPNFGFSQKGERVLNYGGEARRTFTLSIDNNLELTITDNEKQKVIKSLPAPNSKDDKAEADSAKKECTTLKKEIKTLIQNQKIRLQKVLLNGRKWTYNNFKTVFVENPIMNIFALKLIWGAYDENNNLIQSFRYMEDGTFNTVDEEEYTLPENSLITLVHPSELDADTIEKWKTQLSDYEISQPIEQLNFKYEEIKEEDIKEDKIHSLDSKTIKAGVLMSLATKYDMARGEAMDGGTFCEYILKDTYLNIAVHLSFDYMYFGMDANEDINFGDIEFCEITDGIETLINPLKVNKRFASSIYSIVKSVFGD; this is translated from the coding sequence ATGAACTTAGAAGAAAAACTTGCAATATATTATCAAGGCTCTGCTATAGAAGATGATATGGCAAAATGTGAAGCTACAAATGATTTCAGTAAAATAAGAAGGAATTCTTATGATTATTTCCATTATAAAGAGGAATTTTTGAAAGATTACTTTTCTATAGAAGATGAAAAATTAAAAAAAAGATATGAACATTTCATGAAGATACTTATTTATGGAAAAGATAAGGAAGGAGAAGGCGGAACTAGATATGTTATTTTTGATTATATAGTCAATAGAGATTTTGAAAAGTCACTCAGATATCTTGTTTATGGATATGAGAAAAGATATAAAGAACAGGCAAGAACTTTAAATGGTGAAACTTTAATATATACAGTTTTTGAAGATTTTAATAAATACTTCAGTAAAGAGTTTCAAGAATACACAGATAAATATATTGATATTATTAATAACAATGATAATAAAAAAATATTAAAAAAAATGGATAGAGATGCTGTAATACCATTGATTGCAATATGTTCTGTTATAAAAAATAATAAAGAATGTGATGAGAAATATATAAATGCAGCTATAAAATCATTCGATGTTCTTCCTAATCTTTATGACACTTTAAATGTAATTGCTGCTATCTTAGATAAAAATGAGGCTATAAAAAATAAATTTATAGAAGTGCTTAATAAAAATGAAGAATATATCATTGACATTAATATTATACTTGGATACCATTTAAGATCATTAGATTATAACAATCCTTATAAAGCTAGAGAGAAATTCTTTAATGCAATAAATTATCCAAATGATTTTGCATTTATAGCACAGCATTTTGAGGACTATTTTCATTATGCCTTCATTTATGGTGCAAGAGATTTATATTTGAATCATAAAGAAGATTTTTATAAAATTTATAATTTTGTAGAAAATAGTTTAAATAGTGATAGGTATAATAATAATAGAAATAATGATAGAAATAAAAGAATATTTATAGTTCTTAGCGGTGTTTTACTAGAACATAATGATAATAATTTAGATACAAATAATTTAAAAAAATCTATAACTGTATTAGAAACTATAGTTAATAAATTTACAAAAGATAACTCTAATAGATATAATCCAAGACCTACTTTTACTACTACAGAAAAAATAGAAGAAATATTTGATAAAGATAAAAATAAACTATTTGATACGCTTATAGATTATTATACAGACAAAAAAAATACATACAATCTATACAGCACATACAGATGGGGAAATACTCTCCCTGAATATTGTCTTAGTACAGAACTTTATTATTTATTCTCTTTATTTAATTATGATATCCCTGAAATAAAAAACTATAAAAAGTTTGCTCTTGATATTTTTAAATATTTACCAATTCAGCTTGGAATAAGAAAATATATAGAAGTGCAGGCATCTATAGGAAGTAAAACTTTAAAAGAAGTTATTGATAGTTTATTAAATAATAAAGAATTGAATATTACATTAAAAGAAATTTTATTATCATACTATTTTGATTATGCAGGAGATCTTTCAAATTATTATTATGACTATGGAGGAAAATCTCTTCCTACATTATATAAAGAACTTAGATGCGTAGATGAAAATAATAATGTTATTATAAATAGCGTAAAAGATGAATTATTAAAAAGCTATTTTGATGAAGTGGTAAATATATTAAATGATGATAAGTTTATAAAAGATAATATAGCAAGCAATAAAAATACAGCCTTAGATATATTAAGAACATTGTATAATAAATGTCATTATAATGATTATCATTTAGTTTATACGATTCTTGAAAATACAAAGAGAGCCGAAGTAAAAAGGCATTGTATTAAAGTTATTTCTGATAATGAAGCTATTACAAGACCTTATGTCGAAAAGATGTCAGAGAAAGCAAGATCATCAGAACTTAAAGGAGCATTAAAAAATATTATTAAGAATTGGAACTTAAAAAAATACGGCGACTATTTCAAAAGTATCGACGAGGCTTTGGAGTTTATTGACACTTACTACAATACAAACTATGAAAAAAATATAAAGTTCCTAGATGATGTTCATTTGACAAAAGTTTTATACAATAATGGAACATTGGCTGATGAGAGAATATTTAAATATATTATTATGGAATATATGAATTTAGTAGAGCCTGCAAGATTAAAAGACTGCGATATGCTTGCTGAAATGCTTGATACTACTTCATTTACTAATGCTTTGGAAATGTTATATATCCATTGGAAAGATTCTAATTATGAAGCAACAAAAAAGAATATTTTAATACCTTATTTAATATATTCTGATGATTTGAAAATAGATAAAGTTTATCCTCTTATAAAAGAATTTGCTAAAGGTTCACGTACTGTTATGGCAGCATTTATTGTAAAATGTATGGCATTAAACGGAAAGAACTATGCATTAATATTAGTAGACGGTCTAACAAGAAAATCACCTACAGCAAAAATAAAAGAAGTGGCAATAGAAACTATGGAGAATGCTGCTTATATGCTTGATATGACAGCTGATGAACTTTCAGACAGAATAATACCTAATTTTGGATTTAGTCAAAAAGGTGAAAGAGTTCTAAATTACGGAGGAGAAGCAAGAAGAACATTCACATTATCAATAGACAATAATCTTGAACTCACTATAACAGATAATGAAAAACAAAAAGTAATAAAATCACTTCCTGCACCAAACAGCAAAGACGACAAAGCAGAAGCAGACAGTGCTAAGAAAGAATGTACTACACTCAAGAAAGAAATAAAAACTTTGATACAGAATCAGAAAATAAGACTTCAAAAAGTTTTATTAAATGGCAGAAAATGGACTTACAATAATTTCAAAACAGTATTTGTTGAGAACCCAATAATGAACATATTTGCTTTGAAGCTTATTTGGGGTGCTTATGATGAGAACAACAATTTAATACAGAGTTTCAGATACATGGAAGACGGTACTTTCAATACAGTTGATGAAGAAGAGTACACTTTACCTGAGAACAGTTTAATAACTTTAGTTCACCCTTCAGAATTAGATGCTGACACTATAGAGAAATGGAAAACTCAATTATCAGATTATGAGATATCACAGCCTATAGAACAGCTTAATTTCAAATATGAAGAGATTAAAGAAGAAGACATAAAAGAAGATAAGATTCATTCTCTTGATTCTAAAACAATAAAGGCTGGTGTATTAATGTCATTAGCTACTAAGTACGATATGGCTAGAGGCGAAGCTATGGACGGAGGAACTTTCTGCGAGTACATATTAAAAGATACTTATCTCAACATAGCAGTTCATCTCTCATTCGACTATATGTACTTTGGAATGGATGCTAATGAAGATATTAATTTTGGTGATATTGAGTTCTGTGAAATTACTGACGGCATTGAAACTTTGATTAATCCTTTAAAAGTTAATAAGAGATTTGCTTCTTCAATTTATAGCATAGTAAAAAGTGTTTTTGGAGATTAA
- the csrA gene encoding carbon storage regulator CsrA: MLVLSRKINQSIVIGDNIEIMLVDIRGDQIKLGINAPKNVKIFRKEVYEEIESQNLEASKEATADKLNILSNFVKNKFGKK, translated from the coding sequence ATGCTTGTACTTTCTAGGAAAATTAATCAAAGCATAGTAATAGGAGATAATATAGAAATAATGCTCGTAGATATACGAGGCGATCAAATAAAACTAGGTATTAATGCTCCTAAAAATGTAAAAATATTCAGAAAAGAAGTTTATGAAGAAATAGAAAGCCAAAACTTAGAGGCATCAAAAGAAGCTACTGCTGATAAATTGAATATTTTAAGTAATTTTGTTAAAAATAAATTTGGTAAAAAATAA
- the fliW gene encoding flagellar assembly protein FliW: MPEIESRILGKIEVSDDSLYHLNGTILAFEAYDEFYLLNMDEEGTFKILQSKDDKNVCFILIDPFLIFKNYEPDVHDDDIKYLGIENNEDLYLLTIVSIPNSDFKSMSANLVAPVVFNIKNHKAKQCTVSGDKYTTRHSILLEDNDSSENGNTEERSS, encoded by the coding sequence ATGCCGGAAATAGAATCTAGGATACTAGGAAAAATAGAAGTTTCAGATGATTCATTATACCACTTAAATGGTACTATATTAGCATTTGAGGCCTATGATGAATTTTATCTCCTCAATATGGACGAGGAAGGAACTTTTAAAATACTTCAATCTAAAGATGATAAAAATGTATGCTTTATACTTATAGATCCATTTTTGATATTTAAAAATTATGAACCTGATGTACATGATGATGATATAAAATATTTAGGTATAGAGAATAATGAAGATTTATACCTGCTTACTATTGTCAGCATTCCTAATAGTGATTTTAAATCTATGAGTGCTAATCTAGTGGCGCCTGTAGTTTTTAATATCAAAAATCACAAAGCTAAACAATGTACCGTTTCAGGTGATAAATATACAACCAGACATTCAATTCTTTTAGAAGATAATGATTCTTCAGAAAATGGTAATACAGAAGAAAGGAGTTCATAA
- a CDS encoding flagellar hook-associated protein 3 gives MRVTEQAQFNRTVSTIKRNYNEMEASQTRLSTGQRVQYPHQNVTSTINSIYYRTRMSSVDRYQSNIVDGKEKLSVAHDSMSAITQALNRARDLAVQGANSTYGADDRAKMAMEVEEMIERIYDISKTQSKGEYIFSGTSIKTAPFRALYGHDEKAGRSIVKSVIYEGDGNAQNREIENGQVINVATPGNYAFWGTDMEIISTTDASTYIAAEDQDIMIDDMVVNIKQGDNIEAIVQRINDANGNVSASIGDLRGGEKVIQLKTGSPHKILLQDLAGGTVLQDIGLVRAGAANNPENNYEPSALVTGKSVFETLIYLRDAMLNDDVRAIGSEALGYIDSSLDNVATVQANASSKVTRLDMGYASFEDQKLAIEEALAKNENIDYAEEIVNFNMWQYAHNASLQTAGRLLGRTLMDYLR, from the coding sequence ATGAGAGTTACTGAACAAGCCCAATTTAATAGAACAGTTAGTACAATAAAAAGAAACTATAATGAGATGGAAGCTTCTCAAACTAGATTATCTACTGGTCAAAGGGTGCAGTACCCTCACCAGAATGTTACTTCAACTATTAATTCTATATATTATAGAACTAGAATGTCTTCAGTAGACAGATATCAAAGCAATATAGTTGATGGAAAAGAAAAATTGAGCGTAGCACATGATTCTATGTCAGCTATCACTCAGGCTTTGAATAGAGCAAGAGATTTAGCAGTTCAAGGTGCAAATAGTACTTACGGAGCAGATGACAGAGCAAAAATGGCTATGGAAGTGGAAGAAATGATAGAGAGAATATACGACATATCAAAAACTCAGAGCAAAGGCGAGTATATATTCTCAGGAACAAGCATTAAAACAGCACCTTTCAGAGCACTTTATGGACATGATGAAAAAGCAGGACGTTCTATAGTAAAATCTGTTATATATGAAGGTGATGGAAATGCTCAGAACAGAGAAATAGAAAACGGACAAGTTATTAATGTAGCAACTCCAGGTAATTATGCTTTCTGGGGAACTGATATGGAAATAATATCTACAACTGATGCATCAACTTATATTGCTGCTGAAGACCAGGATATTATGATAGATGATATGGTTGTAAATATTAAACAAGGCGATAATATTGAAGCTATAGTTCAAAGAATAAATGATGCTAATGGAAATGTAAGTGCCAGTATAGGTGATTTAAGAGGCGGAGAAAAAGTTATACAATTAAAAACAGGCTCTCCTCATAAAATACTTTTACAAGATTTAGCCGGTGGTACAGTTTTACAAGATATAGGTTTAGTAAGAGCTGGAGCTGCTAATAATCCTGAAAACAACTATGAACCTAGTGCTTTAGTTACAGGAAAAAGCGTATTTGAAACTCTTATTTATTTAAGAGATGCTATGCTTAATGATGATGTAAGAGCTATAGGAAGCGAAGCTTTAGGTTATATAGATAGTTCTTTGGATAATGTTGCTACTGTTCAGGCTAATGCATCTTCTAAAGTTACAAGACTTGATATGGGTTATGCTAGTTTTGAAGATCAGAAATTGGCTATTGAAGAAGCTTTGGCTAAAAATGAAAATATAGACTATGCTGAAGAAATTGTTAATTTCAATATGTGGCAATATGCTCATAATGCTTCATTACAAACAGCAGGAAGATTATTAGGCAGAACTCTTATGGATTATTTAAGATAA